In Actinoplanes lobatus, the DNA window CACCCGGGCGAACTGTTCTCGCTCGCGTGCGATCTCCGCGCTGGAGGGCTGAGCCCTCGGCATGCTGTCGATCTGCTGGTCGGCCAGGGCCCACCAGCGGGCCGCCTCCGTTGCCAGCGTCTCGACCAGAGTGCGTGTCGAGTCGATCGTGACAGCACGTAGCGCGGCCTCCGCGGCCGGATAGTCCTGCCGGGCCGTCAGGTACGAGGCCCGGTCCGTCTCCTGGCCGGTGAGCAGGTAGCCGTCGAGGCCCTGTTGCCCGTCGAAGAGCAGCGTGCGCACGACGCCGCTGGTGCTCCGGGTGCGGAGCAGGTCGTTCAACGGTGTGCTGATCGCAAGGAACGGGGGGACCGTGGCCACCAGCCCGGCCACGCCCATCAGGAACACCAGTGCCACCACCCAGCCGAAGGCGCGGCGCAACAGCTGTCCGATGCTGGTCGACCCGGCCTCCGGCGGCGGTGGCCGCGGGTTCACGCCCGTGTCCTGCTCAACAGGGTCTGCACGCGGGACACCAGCTCGCGTGGGCTGAACGGCTTGGTGACGTAGTCGTCGGCGCCGACCGCGAAGCCGCGTTCGACATCCTGTTCCTGCACCCGGGCGGTCAGCAACAGCACCAGGGTGTCCGCGATCGCGGGATCCGCGCGGACCATCCGGCACACGTCGATGCCGGACAGGCCGGGCATGGCGATGTCGAGGATCGCGACCGGGGGGCGTCGCTCGCGGATCGCCGCCAGAGCCGCCTCGCCGTCCTCGACGGCGATCGTCTCCAGGCCGAGCCCTTCGAGCTTGAAGGTGACCAGATCACGGATGTCCGCGTCGTCGTCCGCCACCAGAACCAGTGCCATGCCGCACCTCGCGCCGGGATCGATTTTTACCATCATGGCTGGTCATAGCCATTATGGCAGGCTTGTCGGTAATCGAAGGCTGGACGGCCAGGCATCCACGCTGTTCGTCCGCATGTTCTCCGCCGCGGTGGGCGGAAAGCTGACCCGTGCGCCCACGCCGGGACACGCCAGTGGCACCTGGACCACCGATGTCAGCGAATGGCTGGCCGGCTGGGTCATCGGGCTGGAATGGGAACCGTGGCCGTTTTCGGCCTGGCCGGAACCGGCCTGGCCGATCGTCTTCCGTTGTCCGAAGTGGGCCTCGATGATGTACGGCAAGAGTGAGGAAGAGGTTGAGCCCATGCGACTTGCCCGGATCTCCCTCGTGCCGCGTCCCGGTGCGCCGGCCGCCGTCGACGCGGTGGTGCTGGTGGACGCCACCTGGGCGGCCGCGCGGGCCGGGGACGAGGTTGAGCACGTGGTGGCCCGGGCGGTTCCGGGCGGCTTCGAGGTCGGGGTGTTCCTCCAGGCGGCCGACGGCCCGGCCGGGCGCGCCACCGCGGACGCGCTGATGCGGCGGGTGCTCGGCAATTCGCCGATGCTGCGGCAGTGGCGGATCGTGGCCGGCTCCGACATCCCGTTCGACAGTCTGCGACATTGATCCGGTTCCCCGGTCCACCCCTACCCGCCGAGCCGGAGCCCTGGGCCTTCTTCCAGGTCATGGACATACGTGCGGCGTTGCCTAGATTCGAATCATGCTTGATGTGCTGGGCCTGGGTAGCGAAGCCGAGTCGGTCTACCGCCTTCTGCTGGCCCACCCGCGATGGGGGGTCCGTGACCTCGTCGAGCATCTGGCCGCCGACGAGGACACCGTCCGCGGGGCACTCGACCAGCTCTTCGATCTGGCGCTGCTGTGCCCCTCCGCGGAACGCGAGGGCGAGCTGCGGGCGGTCAGCCCCACCGTCGGCCTCCAGTCGCTGCTGGCCCGCCAGCAGGCCGACGTCGAGCACCGCCTCCGGCGGATCGCCGCGGGGCAGGCCGCGGTGGCCGCGATCCTCGCCGAGTACAGCGACCGGGCCGCCGCCGAGGAGGCGCCCGAGGCGGAGCGCGTGATCGGGCCGGACGCGATCCAGAGCCGGCTGGAGGAGCTGGCCCAGACGCTGCGGGAGGAACTGCTCAGCATCGTGCCGTCGGTGCCGTCGGTGGCGGCCGCCGAGACGGCCCGGCGGCACAACGCCGAGCTGGTGGCCCGCGGGATCACCATCCGGACGACGTTGCGGGACTCGGCCCGCCGGGATCCGGTCGCCGCCGAGTACGCGAAGTCCCTGACCGACGTCGGCGCCGAGGTGCGTACCGCGCCGCTGCTCCCGCCGCGCATGCTGATCTTCGACCGGGCGATCGCGATCGTCCCCATCGACCCCGGCCACACCGCACAGGGCGTCCTGCAGCTCTCCGGCCTGGGCGTGGTGGCCTCGCTGGTCACCCTGCACGAGCAGGTGTGGCGGACCGCCGTCCCGCTCGGCGCCGTCGCGCGCGACAGCGACGGCATCACGCCGATCCAGCGTGAGCTGCTGCAACTGCTCGCCCAGGGGCACACCGACAGTTCCGCGGCCACCCGTCTCGGCCTGTCCGAGCGCACCTGCCGCCGGGCCATGGCGGAGCTGATGGAGCGGCTCGGCGCGCGTAGCCGCTTCGAGGCCGGCCTGCTGGCCGCCCGCGAGGGCTGGATCTAGGCGGCCGGAACCGGCCAGGCCGGTTCGGGACAGCCCGGAGACCTTCCCGCCCACCCCGGCGCCCGGGATAGTTGTTCATGTCAGGCCGAGAACGGCCAGAAATGACGCGGACATTCAATCCAGGTATTCAGCCGGGGGTATCGCCATGTCTTTTTCGGTCGCTCGCCTTGCGCTTGTCGTCTCCATTCTCGCTCTCGCCGCCACCATTGTCCTGCTGGCGACCGGAGCCGGATATGAGCAGCTCACCACCGCTTCGGCGGCCGACACCGGCCTGATCTGGGGCTGACCGGAATGGCTCAGAACGCTCTGGCCGAGCGGCAGTGGTCGGTCGGTCAACTGACACAGATGTACGTTTCCAGCGTCCTCGGCGCGGGAATCCTGGTGGTGCCGGGAATCTCCGTCCAGGAGGCCGGCTGGGCCGCCCCGCTCGTGTGGGTCGTGCTCGCCGGGATCTGCGTCTGTATCGCCCAGATGTTCGCCCGCATCTCGATGGAGTTCCCCCGGGTCTCCGGCATCACCGACGTCATCGGCTCCGGCATGGGCTCCGCGAACGCCGCCATCGCGCAGGGTCTGCTGTTGGTGGTCTACGCGGTCGGGAACCCGGCCATGGCCATCGCCACCGCCCACTACCTGGAGGCGCTGACGGACCGGCTGCCCCCGGTGCCGGTCACCGCCATGGCGCTGATGCTGCTGTCCCTGGCACTGGCCGGGCTCAGTGACCGGGCCATCGCCCGGATCCAGGACGTCAGCATCAAGATCGCGCTGGTCGCCCTGGGGGTCAGCATCGTCCTCGCCGTGCCCGGCATGGACCTGGCCAACCTCGGCCGGCAGGGCTCCACGTCGGTGGCCGGTGTGCTGACCGCCGCGGGCGTCGCCTTCTACGCCTACCTGGGCTGGGAGAACGTCTCCCTGCTGGGCGGCTCGGTGCGGGACCCGCGGCACACCTTCCCCCGGGCGATCCGGCGCGCCGTACCGCTGGTCGCCCTGACCTACCTGGCCGCCACCGTCGCCTACGCGGCCCTGCCGCCCGGCGGGCCCACCGCGCTGGTGCCCGCCCTGACCGCCGGTCTGCCGGCGCCTCTGCGCCTGGTCCTGCTGGCCTCGTCCGCCGTCGCGATCATCGCGGCGACCAACGCGTGGGTGCTCGGCGCCACCCGGCTGTACGTGCACGCCGTCCGGGGCCGGACCTCCGAGTCGCGCGCCAAGATCGTGCTGGCTTGCGCGTACGCCGGCACGCTGGCCCTCTTCGGCGCCGGGATCGTCACCCACTCCGACCTCCTCGCCTGGACATCGGCGCTGTTCATGTCCGTCTACGCGCTGTGCAGCGCCGCCCTCGCGCGGTTGCAGCGGAGGTGGAGCGTCCAGGCCGTCGTCGTCCTGCTCAGCAGCCTGGTGATCCTCGGATCGCGGGGCATCGCGGGACTGCTCTTCGTCTGTGTCCTCGTCGTGGTGGTCCTGGCCACCGGAAAGGTACGGAAATGACCGCCCTGCGCCATATGGCCACGCTGTCCGAGGAATCGGCGGACGGCGAGTTCGGAACCCGGTGCCAGCGGGTCTTCCCCCTGAACCTCATCGACGACGAGACGCTCGGCGCGATGGGCTGCTGGCTGGAGCCCGGCCGGCAGACCGAGCCGGACCAGCACGACCAGCGCGAGATGGTGTTCGTCACCGGCGGCCGCGGGACCCTCGTCTCGGGCGCCGAGTCCACCCCGCTGCGCGCCGGCGACGTCGTCTTCATCGAGAAGAACCACGAGCACGTCGTGCACTGCACCGACGAGCCGCTCACCTGGTTCTCCGTCTACTGGCCCCTGAAGGAGACCCGATGACCACCTGGATCACGGCGACGCCCCCGACGCCG includes these proteins:
- a CDS encoding response regulator transcription factor — its product is MALVLVADDDADIRDLVTFKLEGLGLETIAVEDGEAALAAIRERRPPVAILDIAMPGLSGIDVCRMVRADPAIADTLVLLLTARVQEQDVERGFAVGADDYVTKPFSPRELVSRVQTLLSRTRA
- a CDS encoding helix-turn-helix domain-containing protein, whose translation is MLDVLGLGSEAESVYRLLLAHPRWGVRDLVEHLAADEDTVRGALDQLFDLALLCPSAEREGELRAVSPTVGLQSLLARQQADVEHRLRRIAAGQAAVAAILAEYSDRAAAEEAPEAERVIGPDAIQSRLEELAQTLREELLSIVPSVPSVAAAETARRHNAELVARGITIRTTLRDSARRDPVAAEYAKSLTDVGAEVRTAPLLPPRMLIFDRAIAIVPIDPGHTAQGVLQLSGLGVVASLVTLHEQVWRTAVPLGAVARDSDGITPIQRELLQLLAQGHTDSSAATRLGLSERTCRRAMAELMERLGARSRFEAGLLAAREGWI
- a CDS encoding APC family permease; translation: MAQNALAERQWSVGQLTQMYVSSVLGAGILVVPGISVQEAGWAAPLVWVVLAGICVCIAQMFARISMEFPRVSGITDVIGSGMGSANAAIAQGLLLVVYAVGNPAMAIATAHYLEALTDRLPPVPVTAMALMLLSLALAGLSDRAIARIQDVSIKIALVALGVSIVLAVPGMDLANLGRQGSTSVAGVLTAAGVAFYAYLGWENVSLLGGSVRDPRHTFPRAIRRAVPLVALTYLAATVAYAALPPGGPTALVPALTAGLPAPLRLVLLASSAVAIIAATNAWVLGATRLYVHAVRGRTSESRAKIVLACAYAGTLALFGAGIVTHSDLLAWTSALFMSVYALCSAALARLQRRWSVQAVVVLLSSLVILGSRGIAGLLFVCVLVVVVLATGKVRK
- a CDS encoding cupin domain-containing protein, coding for MTALRHMATLSEESADGEFGTRCQRVFPLNLIDDETLGAMGCWLEPGRQTEPDQHDQREMVFVTGGRGTLVSGAESTPLRAGDVVFIEKNHEHVVHCTDEPLTWFSVYWPLKETR